The genomic region TGGCCATGGGCGCGAAGATCCGCCCCTCCACCCGCTCCAGCGTGAAGATGGGCACGTAGGCGACGATGATGATGCCGAGCGAGAAGAGCGTGGGGCGCGCCACCTCGTGCACGGCGCGGCGCACCACGTCCTTGAGCCGCTCGCCGGGCGCGGCGTGCCGGTGCCGGAAGACGTTCTCCACCATCACCACCGCGCCGTCCACGATGATGCCGAAGTCCACCGCGCCGAGGCTGAGCAGGTTGGCCGAGAGGTGGCGGGCCTTGAGGTAGAGGAAGCTCCCGAGGAGCGAGAGCGGGATCACGCTCGCCACCACCAGCGCCCCGCGCCAGGAGAGCAGGAACAGGAAGACGATGGCGGTGACGAGGAGCGCGCCCTCGGCGAGGTTGTGGAGCACCGTGGCGAGGGTCCGGTCCACGAGCGTGGTCCGGTCGTAGTACGGCACGAGCCGCACGCCCGGGGGCAGGATCCCGCCGTTCAGCTGCGCCACCTTCTCGTGGATGGCGGAGAGCACCTGGGCCGGGTTCTCGCCCTTGCGCAGGAGCACGATCCCCTGCACCACCTCGTCCTGCCGGTCCTTCGAGACCGCGCCGCGCCGGGGCACCTCGCCCACCGAGACGCGGGCCAGGTCCCCGACGGTGAGCGGCGTCCCGCTCTTGCTCGCCACCGCCACGTTCTTCACGTCCTCGGCCGAGGCGAGCGTGCCGAGGCCGCGGATGACCAGCTCCTCCGGCCCGCGCCGCAGGTAGTTGCCGCCGGCGTTGGCGTTCGACCGCTGCAGCGCCTCGAACACCTGGCGCAGGGTGACGCCGTAGGACTTGAGCCGCGCCGGATCGACCTCCACCTGGAACTGCTTCTGCGAGCCGCCGAACGAGACCACGTCGGCCACGCCCGGCACCTGCCGGAACTGCCGCTCGAGGACCCAGTCCTGCAGCTCGCGGAGCGCCATCGGGCTCCGGGGCTCGCCCTTGCGGGGATCGCTCTCGAGGACGTACCGGTAGATCTCGCCGATGGGCGTGTAGAGCGGCCCGAGCGCGGGCGTCACGCCGTCGGGCACCTCCACCTGCCGCAGCCGCTCGCTCACCTGGGCGCGGGCGAAGTAGTTGTCCACCCCGTCCTCGAAGGTGAGCGTCACCACCGAGAGGCCGTAGATCGAGACCGAGCGCATCCGCGAGAGCTGCGGGACGCCGTTCAGCTCCTTCTCGACCGGCAGGGTGACCTGCCGCTCCACCTCCTCCGGCGCGTGACCGGGGAAGAGCGTGATCACCTGCACCTGCGTGTCGGTGACGTCCGGGAAGGCCTCGATGGGGAGCTGCCGGAACGCCCAGAAGCCCGCCAGCGCGGCGGTGAGGGTGAGCAGGAGCACCGCGCCGCGGTGCTCGAGCGACCAGTCCACCAGCCTACCGAGCACCGCCGGCCTCCAGCTCCGCCTTGAGGTACAGGCCGCCGTCCACCACCACCTGGTCGCCGGGCGAGAGCCCGGAGAGGACGCGGATCCGGCCGTCCTGCTCCGGCCCGAGCGCGACCGGGCGCTTCTGGAACCGCCCGGGGGACACGGCCACGATCACCGCGCTCGCCTGCCCGTCCGACAGGATGGCGTCGGCCGGGACGGTGAGCCCCGCCGGCGCGCCGGGCCGGCCGATGAGGGTCACCCGCGCGAACATCTCCGGCTTGAGCCGCTGGCTCGGGTTCTCCACCTCCACCCGCACCTTCACGGTCCGGGTCTGCGGGTCCACCAGATCGCCGATGTGGGTCACCGTCCCGGCGAAGGTCTCGCCCGGGAAGGCGGGCACCGTCACCGCGGCGCGCTGCCCCACCGAGGCGAGCCCGAGATCGCGCTCGTAGACGTCGGCCTGCACCCAGAGCCGGCGCAGGTCGGCCACGGTGACGAGCGGCGCGCCCGAGTCGGCCCGCACCTCCATCCCCGGCATCGCCGCCCGCTCCACCACCACGCCGTCGAGCGGCGCGCGGAGCACGAAGCGCGAGCGGTGCGCCCCCACGGCCGGGTCGATCCCGAGCACCTCGAGCCGGCTGCGGGCGCGGCTCCGCGCCGCCTCCGCCTTGGTGGCGTCGGTCTCGGCCTGGAGCACGTCCTTGTACGGCACGGCCTGGTCGGCGAAGAGGCGGCGGCTGCGCTCCAGGTTCTTGCGGGCCGCGGTCAGGTCGGCCTCGGCGGCGACGAGGTCGGCCACCGCGCTCTCGGCGTCGGGCGAGGCGATGGCGAGGAGCGGCTGGCCGCGGCGCACCCGGTCGCCCGGGCGCGCCTGCAGCTCCACCACCCGGCCCGACAGCGGCGAGCCGACGCGGCTCGTGTGGTCCTCGTCGAAGCCGACGCGGCCGGTGGCGGTGGCGAGGCCGCCGTCGCGGGAGACCTCCACCGGCGCGACGCGGACGTAGGCGGGCACGGCGCGCAGCTCGAGCACGCCGGGGCCCGGCGGCGGCGGCGCTCCCGCGGGCGCCGAGGCGGCACGGGAGCAGGCGGAGAGGGTCGCGGCGAGCGCGAGCAGGCTCTGGCGGGTCATGACGAGGTCTCCAGGGCGGCGGCGCCGGTCGCGCGCGCCAGCTCGAGCCGCGCCACGCGCAGCTCGTACAGGGTGTCGAGGTAGTCGGCGCGCACGGCGATGAAGGTGCGCTCGGCCTCGAGGAAGGTGAGGAGGCTGGTGGCGCCCTCGCGCCAGGACTTCTCGGCGGCGCGCAGGGACCGCTCGGCCCGCTCCAGGGCGCCGCCCTCGTAGCGGGTCACCTTCTCCACCGCCGCCTCGTGGCGCGCCACCGCCTGCTGCACCTCGCGCCCGGCGCGGGCGCTGAGCGCGGCGAGCGCGCGCTCCGCGCCGGCGAGCGCCACGCGCGCCTTCGCCACCTCCCCCTGGTTGCGGTGGAAGAGCGGGAGGGGGAGCGACAGCGTGGCGGCGAGCGTGTCGGGGTTGTCCCCGGCCGCGACCGCCTGCGAGTGGGCGTAGCTCAGCCCGGCGGTGAGGTCGGGGACGGCCTGCGCCTCCGCGAGCGCCACGCCGGCCCGGGCCGACTCCACCCGGGCCCGCGCCTCGGCGAGGTCGGGCCGCTCGCGCCCGGCGCG from Anaeromyxobacter paludicola harbors:
- a CDS encoding efflux RND transporter periplasmic adaptor subunit, yielding MTRQSLLALAATLSACSRAASAPAGAPPPPGPGVLELRAVPAYVRVAPVEVSRDGGLATATGRVGFDEDHTSRVGSPLSGRVVELQARPGDRVRRGQPLLAIASPDAESAVADLVAAEADLTAARKNLERSRRLFADQAVPYKDVLQAETDATKAEAARSRARSRLEVLGIDPAVGAHRSRFVLRAPLDGVVVERAAMPGMEVRADSGAPLVTVADLRRLWVQADVYERDLGLASVGQRAAVTVPAFPGETFAGTVTHIGDLVDPQTRTVKVRVEVENPSQRLKPEMFARVTLIGRPGAPAGLTVPADAILSDGQASAVIVAVSPGRFQKRPVALGPEQDGRIRVLSGLSPGDQVVVDGGLYLKAELEAGGAR